A stretch of Coccidioides posadasii str. Silveira chromosome 2, complete sequence DNA encodes these proteins:
- the TKL1 gene encoding Transketolase (EggNog:ENOG410PGGV~COG:G~BUSCO:2324at33183): MGYTDLDRLAINTIRVLAVDATSKANSGHPGAPMGLAPTAHVLFNKFMSFNPKNPQWINRDRFVLSNGHGCMLQYALLHLFGYEVSLDDLKNFRQVDSITPGHPEAHDTPGVEVTTGPLGQGFANAVGLAIAQKHTAAVFNKPGYDLINNYTYCIFGDGCAMEGVASEAASQAGHLQLGNLICLYDDNHISIDGDTKIAFTEDVMKRFESYGWHTLHVKDGDHDLDAIEAAIEEAKKVTDKPTVIKVTTTIGFGSKLQGTGGVHGNPLKADDAQNVKKIFGFNPEQSFVVPQEVYDLYHKHSAEGAAKEQEWNILFQKYKSEYPELHADFTRRLTGKLPEGWEKNLPTYKPSDPPVASRKLSEAVLERIHDAVPELLSGSADLTGSNNTRWKNANDFQPPSLGIGDWAGRYLRYGVREHGMAAIMNGIAAYGTLIPAAGTFLNFVSYAAGAVRLSSLSQVRVIYIATHDSIGLGEDGPTHQPIETLAHFRALPNMMVWRPADGNETSAAYYSALTSKSTPSILALTRQNLPHLESSSIEKALKGGYVALEAENADITVVSTGSEVSLCIDAAKYLKEKHNITARVVSIPCFEIFDVQPKEYRLQVIPDGIPSLSVEVMSTMGWERYSHEQFGLNRFGASAPYKEVYKKFEFTPEGISKRALATIDFYKGYKVRSPINRAFKQII; encoded by the exons ATGGGATATACGGATTTGGATCGATTGGCAATCAACACCATCCGGGTGTTAGCT GTCGATGCCACTTCGAAAGCCAACTCCGGGCACCCAGGTGCCCCCATGGGCCTGGCACCTACAGCCCACGTCCTCTTCAACAAATTCATGAGCTTCAATCCTAAGAACCCTCAGTGGATTAACAGAGATCGCTTCGTCCTTTC GAACGGCCATGGTTGCATGCTGCAGTATGCTCTCTTACATTTGTTCGGCTATGAAGTCTCTCTCGACGACTTGAAGAACTTCAGA CAAGTTGACAGTATCACCCCTGGCCACCCTGAAGCTCACGACACCCCCGGAGTGGAAGTGACCACTGGCCCTCTCGGTCAAGGTTTTGCGAACGCTGTTGGCCTTGCCATCGCCCAAAAGCACACTGCCGCTGTGTTCAACAAGCCAGGATATGACCTCATCAACAACTACACTTACTGCATTTTCGGCGATGGTTGCGCCATGGAGGGTGTTGCCAGCGAAGCTGCCAGTCAAGCTGGACATCTTCAACTTGGTAACCTGATCTGCTTATACGATGATAACCACATCTCCATTG ATGGCGACACCAAGATTGCCTTCACCGAAGATGTCATGAAGCGCTTTGAATCATACGGCTGGCACACTTTACACGTCAAGGATGGTGATCACGATCTCGATGCCATTGAGGCCGCCATCGAAGAAGCCAAGAAGGTCACCGACAAGCCAACCGTGATCAAGGTCACAACTACCATCGGGTTTGGTTCCAAGCTCCAGGGAACTGGAGGTGTCCATGGTAACCCTCTCAAGGCCGACGATGCCCAGAACGTCAAGAAAATCTTTGGTTTCAATCCCGAACAGAGCTTCGTTGTCCCTCAAGAGGTTTATGACCTGTACCACAAACATTCCGCGGAGGGAGCTGCCAAGGAGCAAGAGTGGAACATCCTCTTCCAGAAATATAAGTCTGAGTATCCCGAACTCCATGCTGACTTCACGCGCCGTCTCACCGGGAAGCTCCCGGAGGGTTGGGAGAAGAACCTACCCACTTACAAGCCATCTGACCCACCAGTCGCTTCTCGAAAACTCTCTGAAGCCGTCCTCGAGAGAATTCACGATGCCGTTCCTGAACTCTTGTCAGGCTCGGCTGATTTGACAGGTTCTAACAACACAAGATGGAAGAATGCCAACGATTTCCAGCCTCCTAGCCTTGGAATCGGGGACTGGGCCGGTCGCTACCTCCGCTACGGTGTCCGTGAGCATGGTATGGCTGCCATCATGAACGGTATCGCGGCATATGGTACCTTGATCCCAGCTGCTGGTACTTTCTTGAACTTCGTCTCTTATGCTGCCGGCGCTGTCCGCCTTTCCTCCTTGTCTCAAGTTCGTGTGATTTATATCGCCACCCACGATTCCATTGGCTTGGGAGAAGACGGCCCTACTCATCAGCCCATTGAGACGCTTGCTCATTTCCGTGCCTTGCCAAACATGATGGTCTGGCGCCCAGCTGATGGCAATGAGACAAGTGCTGCCTACTACTCTGCTTTAACTTCTAAGTCAACACCAAGCATCCTTGCTCTGACCCGCCAAAACCTCCCTCATTTGGAATCGTCTAGCATTGAGAAGGCTCTCAAAGGTGGATACGTGGCGCTCGAGGCTGAGAATGCAGACATTACCGTTGTCAGCACGGGTTCTGAGGTCAGTCTCTGCATCGACGCCGCCAAATACCTGAAAGAAAAGCACAACATTACTGCTCGCGTTGTTTCGATCCCGTGCTTTGAGATCTTCGATGTTCAGCCCAAGGAATACCGTCTCCAGGTCATTCCCGACGGTATTCCTTCCCTCAGCGTTGAGGTTATGTCTACGATGGGCTGGGAACGATACTCTCACGAGCAGTTCGGCTTGAACCGCTTCGGAGCATCCGCCCCTTACAAGGAAGTTTACAAG AAATTCGAATTCACCCCAGAAGGTATCAGCAAGCGTGCTCTCGCGACCATTGATTTTTACAAGGGCTATAAGGTCCGATCGCCAATCAATCGTGCGTTCAAGCAAATCATCTAG
- the SPE3 gene encoding putrescine aminopropyltransferase (EggNog:ENOG410PHI1~COG:E~BUSCO:10581at33183), with product MTALLSQGSRLPCHLAGQFFFLNRPVPHPQPSGAILRFFHTLSQAPLSRQTTPTTTMTEITHPTIKDGWFSEISDMWPGQAMTLRVNQILHHEKSKYQDILIFESTDHGTCLVLDNVIQCTERDEFSYQEMITHLAMNSHPNPKKVLVIGGGDGGVLREIVKHESVEEAILCDIDEAVIRASKKYLPGMSIGFQHPNVKVHIGDGFKFLEERKNEFDVIITDSSDPEGPAEVLFQKPYFELLYGSLREGGVISTQAENQWLHIKLITDLKKLMKEVFPVVEYAYTSIPTYPSGQIGFLVACKDPTRNIREPVRSWTREEEDKLCRYYNQDIHRASFVLPGFARKALE from the exons ATGACCGCGTTGCTGAGCCAAGGCAGTCGGCTTCCCTGTCATCTCGCAGGCcagtttttctttttaaacaGACCGGTACCTCATCCGCAGCCTTCAGGAGCTATCCTCAGATTTTTTCATACACTCAGTCAAGCCCCTCTTTCACGGCAGACAACCCCAACTACAACTATGACGGAAATCACACATCCTACCATCAAAG ATGGATGGTTCTCCGAGATCTCTGATATGTGGCCCGGCCAGGCCATGACTCTCCGGGTTAACCAGATCCTCCACCACGAGAAATCCAAGTATCAAGATATCCTCATTTTTGAGAGCACCGACCATGGCACCTGCTTGGTTTTGGACAATGTGATCCAGTGCACAGAGCGCGATGAATTCTC CTACCAGGAGATGATCACTCACCTTGCCATGAACTCCCACCCAAACCCCAAGAAGGTCCTCGTCATTGGCGGAGGTGACGGTGGTGTCCTCCGTGAGATCGTCAAGCACGAATCAGTCGAGGAGGCCATTCTCTGCGATATCGATGAA GCCGTCATTCGTGCATCTAAGAAATATCTTCCTGGCATGAGCATAGGCTTCCAGCACCCTAACGTCAAGGTCCACATCGGAGACGGCTTCAAGTTCCTCGAGGAGAGAAAGAACGAATTCGACGTTATCATTACCGACAGCTCTGACCCTGAGGGCCCTGCTGAGGTTCTGTTCCAGAAGCCTTACTTCGAATTGCTCTACGGCTCTCTCCGAGAGGGCGGTGTCATCAGTACTCAAG CTGAGAACCAATGGCTTCACATTAAGCTCATCACCGACCTCAAGAAGCTCATGAAGGAAGTCTTCCCCGTCGTTGAATACGCCTACACCAGCATCCCTACCTATCCATCCGGCCAGATCGGATTCCTCGTCGCCTGCAAGGACCCCACCCGCAATATCCGTGAGCCCGTGCGGTCATGGACcagagaggaggaggacaagCTGTGCAGATACTACAACCAGGACATCCACCGCGCCAGCTTCGTTCTGCCAGGCTTCGCCAGAAAGGCTCTGGAGTAA
- a CDS encoding uncharacterized protein (EggNog:ENOG410PQPN~COG:S), translating to MDHRFDTRLQHSIEPPASQPLTVDEFESHVDSGPYSTSETIQKAYAINYSPISLPNFQSPSYSRQEMIPVEYVGSTSLSERHPCRRKSASNANDEAESLSSMHLRRRAQNRASQRAFRERRERHVKALEDRLHRLHEQYRELLQSYARQSEEVGRLNDRIKELMAELETLKPENAMEFNNMALQHRSGNFDALPYPPAAFSDHPDPVSYLATPSSRPPG from the exons ATGGATCATAGATTTGACACCAGGCTTCAACATTCTATTGAACCCCCGGCTTCACAGCCTTTGACAGTGGATGAATTCGAGAGCCATGTGGACTCTGGTCCATATTCCACTAGC GAGACGATTCAGAAGGCCTACGCCATCAATTATAGCCCTATATCTCTACCGAATTTCCAGAGTCCCAGCTATTCAAGGCAAGAAATGATACCCGTGGAATATGTTGGTTCCACGTCGCTCTCTGAACGGCATCCTTGCCGCCGGAAATCAGCCTCAAATGCAAACGACGAGGCAGAAAGCCTTAGCAGTATGCACCTC CGACGCCGTGCACAGAACAGAGCATCGCAGCGAGCTTTTCGCGAACGCAGGGAAAGACACGTCAAGGCTCTAGAGGATCGGCTGCATCGTCTCCACGAGCAGTACCGAGAGTTGCTGCAATCCTACGCCCGTCAATCGGAAGAAGTTGGGAGACTAAACGACAGGATAAAGGAGTTGATGGCCGAGCTCGAAACACTGAAACCGGAAAATGCCATGGAATTCAACAATATGGCACTACAGCACCGGTCAGGGAATTTTGACGCGCTCCCGTATCCACCGGCTGCATTTTCAGACCATCCAGACCCTGTATCCTATCTTGCAACGCCTTCGTCTCGCCCCCCAGGGTGA
- a CDS encoding uncharacterized protein (EggNog:ENOG410PG0J~COG:D,T~BUSCO:8249at33183) — MGCSGSKEISPEERQAIKQNASIDKMIRMDKKTYDRTVKILLLGAGESGKSTIIKQMRIIHAGGFPEDERRQTRAIIYSNMIVAFKILLDIMEAEGIEFEAADTKSFAQVIEETEADVESDEAFTDLNVRQAMKSMWADPGVQKAVAKGHEFALHDNLDYYFNSLDRIFTPGWLPNNQDMLHSRLRTTGITETLFELGQINFRMMDVGGQRSERKKWIHCFEGVQCLLFMVALSGYDQCLVEDQTANQMHEAMMLFESLVNGEWFRRKPVILFLNKIDLFKQKVPTSPVSKHFPDFKGPDGDYQAATKFFSDRFKGMTRMPEREIYVHHTNATDTTLLKATMDSVQDMIIQKNLNNLVL; from the exons ATGGGCTGTTCTGGATCCAAGGAgattagccctgaagagcGGCAGGCGATCAAACAAAATGCAAGCATTGACAAAATGATACGAATGgacaagaaaacatatgATCGCACAGTCAAAATCCTTTTACTCG GCGCTGGCGAATCAGGAAAATCTACTATCATAAAGCAGATGCGCATCATCCATGCAGGCGGTTTCCCAGAAGATGAACGCCGACAGACCCGCGCTATTATCTATTCAAACATGATTGTGGCCTTTAAAATCTTGCTGGATATAATGGAAGCTGAAGGAATCGAGTTTGAGGCTGCTGACACAAAG TCATTCGCGCAAGTCATAGAAGAGACTGAGGCAGACGTGGAGTCTGATGAGGCGTTTACCGATTTAAACGTTCGACAAGCGATGAAGAGCATGTGGGCGGATCCAGGAGTTCAAAAAGCTGTCGCAAAAGGTCATGAATTTGCTCTTCACGACAATCTCGACTA CTACTTTAATTCCTTGGACCGCATATTCACACCTGGATGGCTTCCgaataatcaagatatgctCCATTCGCGACTGCGCACGACCGGCATCACTGAGACCCTCTTCGAGTTAGGCCAGATTAATTTCCGGATGATGGACGTTGGCGGACAGCGCTCAGAGCGTAAAAAGTGGATCCACTGCTTCGAAGGAGTTCAATGTCTACTCTTTATGGTTGCGCTATCCGGCTATGATCAGTGTCTTGTCGAAGACCAGACTGCG AATCAAATGCACGAGGCGATGATGCTCTTCGAATCTCTGGTCAACGGGGAGTGGTTCAGGAGAAAACCAGTCATCCTTTTCCTCAATAAAATTGACCTTTTCAAACAAAAAGTCCCTACTTCACCCGTGTCGAAGCACTTCCCAGATTTCAAGGGCCCAGACGGCGACTACCAGGCAGCAACGAAATTCTTTTCAGATAGATTCAAAGGCATGACCCGTATGCCTGAGCGAGAAATCTACGTCCATCACACTAATGCCACCGACACGACTCTTCTAAAAGCGACCATGGACTCGGTGCAGGACATGATCATCCAAAAGAATTTGAATAACCTTGTTTTGTAG
- a CDS encoding mitochondrial 37S ribosomal protein mS38 (EggNog:ENOG410PRE8~COG:S~BUSCO:11747at33183) yields MFSSSICRMARAPTVSLPAVAPRPCTIVLASSASNLSTPRTQQRRYSSSKPPVPPSDGSRGFDASSQTPAKSVSPSKKDETEKRSKRRAKENKSKPKNTLNLPSVPSTQHLHPQDIHVASFFSIHRPMSVTTTVPPASTSEAFSTIFSAKKQAKARQNDVIYTIASAVNVIENAIPRHQQSTEDSDLRAAVTQASASNAEPDVTHLDGVPMQDLRISVQEFAKRLRPFNPPPAPVPMDEAQQAKIMDVEAEGTESEQSYSTVLTIRESSHADGSKSYQAYTTPFVRVTDMEAPSGTETEAMGEQHTPESARLPSRFLDRMRIRQLKWEAFMERRNRTMYAISVKRQRKLKIKKHKYKKLMRKTRTLRRRLDKN; encoded by the exons ATGTTTTCATCCTCTATATGCCGTATGGCCCGAGCGCCAACGGTGAGTCTTCCGGCCGTGGCGCCGCGCCCATGCACCATCGTCCTCGCAAGCTCCGCCAGTAATCTCTCCACTCCTCGAACCCAGCAGCGGCGATATTCGTCTTCCAAACCTCCAGTTCCTCCTAGTGATGGCTCCAGAGGCTTCGATGCTTCCTCACAGACCCCAGCCAAAAGCGTAAGCCCGTCCAAAAAGGATGAAACTGAGAAACGATCGAAACGCCGGGCAAAGGAAAATAAATCGAAACCGAAGAACACATTGAACCTTCCTAGTGTTCCTTCTACTCAGCATTTACACCCTCAAG ATATCCATGTCgcctctttcttttctattcACCGTCCAATGTCTGTAACCACGACTGTACCTCCGGCATCAACCTCCGAAGCATTCTCTACCATTTTTTCAGCGAAGAAACAAGCGAAAGCTCGGCAAAACGACGTAATCTACACGATAGCTTCGGCTGTAAACGTTATTGAGAACGCCATTCCCAGACACCAGCAATCGACGGAGGATAGCGATCTTAGAGCGGCTGTAACCCAAGCGTCTGCTAGCAACGCAGAGCCCGATGTTACCCATCTCGACGGTGTGCCCATGCAAGATCTGAGAATATCTGTGCAAGAATTCGCCAAGCGGCTAAGACCTTTCAATCCACCCCCAGCGCCCGTTCCTATGGATGAAGCCCAGCAGGCCAAAATCATGGATGTTGAGGCCGAAGGTACCGAGAGTGAGCAGAGCTATTCTACCGTCCTAACGATACGCGAATCCAGCCACGCGGACGGTTCGAAGAGCTACCAAGCGTACACAACGCCATTCGTCCGTGTGACAGATATGGAGGCGCCATCGGGAACCGAGACAGAAGCTATGGGAGAGCAACACACCCCCGAATCTGCTAGATTACCAAGTCGTTTCCTCGATAGAATGCGAATCCGACAGTTGAAGTGGGAAGCTTTCATGGAGCGGAGAAACAGAACCATGTACGCCATCAGCGTTAAGAGACAGCGAAAACTCAAGATCAAGAAACACAAATATAAGAAACTGATGCGGAAGACGCGGACTTTGAGACGCAGACTTGATAAGAATTGA
- the VMA3 gene encoding H(+)-transporting V0 sector ATPase subunit c (EggNog:ENOG410PMYT~COG:C~TransMembrane:4 (o12-34i55-76o88-113i125-151o)): MPSDLCPVYAPFFGALGCSSAIIFTCFGAAYGTAKAGVGVCSTAVLRPDLIVKNIVPIVMAGIIGIYGLVVSVLIANDLGQNKSLYTGFIQLGAGLSVGLAGLAAGFAIGIVGDAGVRGTAQQPRLFVGMILILIFAEVLGLYGLIVALLMNSRASGAEC; encoded by the exons ATGCCTTCAGACCTCTG CCCCGTTTATGCG CCATTCTTTGGTGCCCTAGGATGCTCTTCTGCCATCATCTTCACATGTTTCGGTGCTGCCTATGGGACGGCTAAGGCCGGTGTCGGTGTCTGCTCGACAGCCGTCCTGCGACCAGACCTGATTGTGAAGA ACATCGTTCCTATTGTCATGGCTGGTATTATCGGTATCTACGGGTTGGTTGTGTCAGTCTTGATAGCAAACGACTTGGGCCAGAACAAGTCGCTGTATACTGGCTTCATTCAACTTGGTGCAGGCCTTTCTGTTGGTCTTGCCGGTTTGGCTGCAGG ATTCGCCATTGGCATCGTCGGTGATGCTGGTGTTCGTGGAACAGCCCAACAGCCTCGCCTCTTCGTCGGAATGATCCTGATTCTCATTTTCGCAGAAGTCTTGG GTCTTTACGGACTTATTGTTGCCCTCCTTATGAACTCGCGCGCCTCGGGCGCTGAGTGCTAA
- a CDS encoding uncharacterized protein (EggNog:ENOG410PS4R~COG:S~BUSCO:10489at33183), whose product MLGFQQWFPISVGRMFSRCSTCVVVAACSGCLRLAWRTRGEPWSSRKFSSHRLLHRDAAVRPGTEQISAITLLTPETSLVDPAAVISNLPVLPRTSRSFQNVPILLATPALAAWAHARSTLLPSIMGHIFQDALRTDEEIKDIYSISAVVDKLPIPAGLVSSARSASPEDSPAFEKEGCEGISLLIADQESLSGDIVRPMRRRDVSMPEIEPTITYAMTYEQDGGEKVSTEVGVRIANTIFVTGTPRTMLASRWRFDEEIGKLKPKETKDLVICRIESNANSSVTPFIPLHPVTQPRKVITSMGNVLSQISTGNGSTKSAPASAELEKALPAYIDKHQLQNRRLAVWALVKPEELHCSSEASPEASGTDDVSNAIKKSARLHRLMSGGGGWGKKQGLLSLDPEYSYQEEHSSGHRRPINELFERNTIEPDIEQTAFDSFPSFMEFNNGKLVTPLSEAAKPGDTVQFFVAPLDTAVPIHSPLGHTNSSQGSQPAEVAERFTFGVIPSVETASVPVAGLENDLRSSTQVSDKHLIVVPNHFGALSENGITFTTFEQDSLTGADERALEVSGTKIDVPGSRISIRTQFK is encoded by the exons ATGTTAGGTTTTCAGCAATGGTTCCCGATCTCAGTGGGAAGGATGTTCAGTAGGTGCTCGACCTGCGTCGTTGTTGCAGCTTGCAGTGGCTGTCTGCGACTTGCTTGGCGGACTCGCGGTGAGCCTTGGAGCTCGAGGAAATTTAGCTCCCATCGACTCTTACATAGGGATGCAGCCGTACGGCCAGGAACGGAGCAGATATCTGCCATTACATTGCTGACCCCCGAAACATCCCTTGTG GACCCTGCAGCCGTTATATCCAACTTGCCCGTTCTCCCGCGAACATCGAGGTCTTTCCAGAATGTCCCTATACTTCTCGCTACCCCTGCGCTTGCCGCCTGGGCTCACGCTCGCAGCACTTTGCTCCCATCCATAATGGGCCATATTTTCCAAGATGCGCTGCGAACGGACGAAGAGattaaagatatatattcTATATCGGCTGTTGTGGATAAGCTGCCAATACCAGCAGGACTGGTCTCTTCGGCAAGGTCGGCTTCGCCTGAAGACTCCCCAGCCTTCGAAAAAGAAGGGTGCGAAGGAATCTCGCTTTTGATAGCAGACCAAGAGTCCTTATCCGGAGACATAGTCCGGCCCATGCGAAGACGGGATGTCTCAATGCCTGAAATCGAGCCCACAATTACGTATGCCATGACTTATGAGCAAGATGGAGGTGAAAAAGTTTCCACTGAAGTTGGGGTCCGCATCGCAAACACGATTTTTGTCACCGGCACACCGCGAACAATGCTGGCATCACGTTGGCGGTTTGATGAGGAAATTGGGAAATTGAAACCAAAGGAAACGAAGGATCTTGTGATTTGTCGAATCGAATCTAATGCCAATTCGTCTGTCACGCCGTTTATACCTTTGCATCCAGTTACGCAGCCTAGGAAAGTCATTACAAGCATGGGGAACGTTCTGAGTCAGATTTCAACTGGAAATGGTTCCACAAAATCCGCGCCAGCATCGGCGGAACTAGAGAAAGCCCTCCCAGCATATATCGATAAGCATCAGTTGCAAAATCGCAGGCTCGCAGTTTGGGCTCTCGTCAAACCCGAAGAATTACATTGCTCCTCAGAGGCTAGCCCTGAAGCCAGTGGAACAGACGACGTATCTAATGCAATCAAAAAGAGTGCTCGCCTTCACCGTCTCATGAGCGGAGGAGGAGGGTGGGGTAAAAAGCAGGGTCTGCTTTCTCTAGATCCTGAATACAGTTACCAGGAAGAGCACAGCTCTGGCCACCGTCGTCCTATTAATGAACTATTCGAAAGGAACACTATTGAGCCCGATATCGAGCAGACAGCCTTCGATTCGTTCCCTAGCTTTATGGAATTTAATAATGGAAAACTCGTAACGCCACTCTCCGAGGCTGCAAAGCCAGGAGATACCGTACAGTTTTTTGTTGCACCGTTAGACACGGCAGTGCCCATCCACAGTCCACTAGGTCATACGAATTCTTCGCAGGGCTCTCAACCCGCGGAAGTGGCGGAACGCTTTACCTTCGGGGTGATTCCTTCTGTCGAGACTGCTTCCGTCCCTGTGGCAGGTCTTGAAAATGACTTGCGATCTTCGACCCAGGTATCCGATAAGCATCTTATTGTGGTCCCAAACCATTTTGGGGCGCTGTCTGAGAACGGTATAACTTTTACTACCTTCGAGCAGGATAGCCTGACGGGAGCTGACGAGCGGGCTCTCGAAGTGTCCGGAACAAAGATTGATGTCCCTGGCTCAAGAATAAGCATCAGAACCCAATTTAAGTAA
- the NHP2 gene encoding ribosome biogenesis protein Nhp2 (BUSCO:474320at4751~EggNog:ENOG410PQ50~COG:J~BUSCO:15781at33183), translating to MAKDRSDKERKKEKKEKKRSEVDGVHKKSKKDKDKKKATVIAEAIEKDLTERVVEQLDTLPDAEEVEERQTRPVGSLVPFANPLADDKVAKKVLKSVRKAAVNKSLKRGVKEVVKAVRKSPVPAANVAVTSPIGIVVLAADISPVDVISHIPVLCEDHGIPYVYVTSRAELGSAGSTKRPTSVVMVLPRPGGKKKKDESKDDAEKQEEYSKVYGELTKLVQKENSRVKV from the exons ATGGCCAAGGATCGAAGCGACaaggagaggaagaaggagaagaaggaaaagaaacgtTCCGAGGTCGATGGCGTTCATAAGAAGTCGAAAAAGGACAAGGACAAGAAGAAGGCCACTGTTATCGCCGAAGCtattgagaaagatttgACTGAGAGAGTTGTGGAACAGCTTGATACTCTTCCGGACGCGGAGGAGGTAGAGGAGCGCCAAACGCGCCCTGTTGGCTCGCTTGTGCCGTTTGCGAACCCATTGGCAGATGATAAAGTTGCGAAGAAAGTGTTGAAGAGTGTCAGAAAGG CCGCTGTGAATAAGTCCCTAAAGCGAGGCGTTAAGGAAGTCGTCAAAGCTGTTCGAAAGTCGCCTGTCCCTGCTGCAAATGTTGCGGTCACGTCGCCGATTGGTATCGTCGTTCTTGCAGCCGATATTTCCCCAGTGGATGTAATATCTCATATTCCCGTCCTGTGTGAAGATCACGGAATCCCCTATGTTTATGTTACATCTCGAGCCGAACTCGGCAGCGCTGGGTCGACTAAAAGACCAACAAGTGTTGTTATGGTTCTTCCACGCCCCGgcgggaagaagaagaaggacgAATCTAAAGACGATGCCGAAAAGCAGGAGGAGTACTCCAAAGTCTATGGAGAATTAACAAAGCTCGTTCAGAAGGAGAACAGCAGGGTGAAAGTATAA
- the QCR8 gene encoding ubiquinol--cytochrome-c reductase subunit 8 (EggNog:ENOG410PPPU~COG:C~TransMembrane:1 (i61-79o)~BUSCO:16287at33183) — MGGASADPKNGVYMGGWGNFGTPHPQRGIITYSLAANRQRPLAGALHNAIFNTWRRCKAQFLYVVPPFVLAYAAMNWAVERNEYLNSKPGRLAEGVSEE, encoded by the exons ATGGGTGGTGCCTCCGCGGATCCAAAGAACGGCGT GTATATGGGAGGATGGGGTAATTTCG GAACCCCTCACCCCCAGAGAGGAATTATCACATATTCCCTCGCCGCTAACCGCCAGCGCCCTCTCGCCGGCGCCCTGCACAACGCAATCTTCAACACATGGCGACGATGCAAGGCCCAATTCCTCTATGTCGTTCCTCCATTCGTTCTCGCCTACGCTGCTATGAACTGGGCTGTTGAGAG GAACGAATACTTGAACTCCAAGCCTGGTCGCCTTGCCGAGGGTGTTTCTGAGGAGTAA
- the PHB1 gene encoding Prohibitin-1, subunit of the prohibitin complex (Phb1p-Phb2p) (EggNog:ENOG410PFZQ~COG:O~BUSCO:11874at33183), with protein sequence MTTPLTFVYKYAIPIAFGASFVQASMYDVKGGTRAVIFDRLSGVQDKVVNEGTHFLVPWLQKSIIYDVRTKPRNISTTTGSKDLQMVSLTLRVLHRPEVQKLPKIYQSLGQDYDERVLPSIGNEVLKSIVAQFDAAELITQREAVSNRIRTDLMRRAQEFNIALEDVSITHMTFGKEFTRAVEQKQIAQQDAERARFIVEKAEQERQANVIRAEGEAESADIISKAVAKAGDGLIQIRRIEASREIAQTLATNPNVTYIPGNDGGKEGGKNTSLLLGLRS encoded by the exons ATGACCACTCCACTAACCTTTGTCTACAAATATGCGATCCCGATTGCCTTCGGCGCGTCGTTCGTTCAGGCATCCATGTATGATGTCAAGGGCGGTACGAGAGCGGTCATCTTCGACAGATTAAGCGGTGTCCAAGATAAAGTCGTCAACGAGGGAACGCACTTCCTTGTCCCATGGCTGCAAAAGAGCATTATCTACGATGTGAGAACGAAGCCTCGAAATATCTCGACAACCACCGGAAGTAAGGATCTGCAGATGGTGAGCTTGACGCTCCGAGTGCTGCATCGTCCGGAGGTGCAGAAGCTGCCAAAGATCTACCAG TCCCTCGGTCAAGACTACGACGAAAGAGTCCTCCCATCCATCGGCAACGAAGTCCTCAAATCTATTGTTGCCCAATTCGACGCTGCAGAACTCATCACTCAACGAGAAGCCGTTTCGAACCGGATACGTACCGATCTCATGCGCCGTGCACAAGAGTTCAACATCGCTCTCGAGGACGTCTCCATTACCCATATGACCTTTGGAAAGGAATTCACACGAGCCGTCGAACAGAAGCAAATTGCTCAGCAAGACGCCGAGAGAGCGCGTTTTATCGTCGAAAAGGCTGAGCAGGAGCGTCAGGCTAATGTTATCCGGGCTGAGGGTGAAGCTGAGAGTGCCGATATTATCAGCAAAGCTGTTGCCAAAGCGGGAGACGGTTTGATCCAGATCCGAAGAATTGAAGCTAGCCGAGAGATTGCACAGACGCTGGCTACCAACCCCAATGTGACATATATCCCTGGTAATGACGGCGGAAAGGAAGGAGGCAAGAACACCAGTCTCTTGCTTGGATTGAGGTCTTAG